Proteins encoded together in one Festucalex cinctus isolate MCC-2025b chromosome 8, RoL_Fcin_1.0, whole genome shotgun sequence window:
- the mst1 gene encoding hepatocyte growth factor-like protein isoform X1, protein MLLLLLLCCFLTSDLVTGYRSPLNDFQRSEGRELEPTFGNSDHGVTLLVLNVEECAAQCSLSLDCRAFNYETRPTATCKHLRWVSDGGNAKVKRNVNCDLYEKKVYVRKCIVGKGEDYRGKVSTTRSGLTCQQWWSKFPHDHRWTPSPSNGLELNYCRNPDGDRIGPWCYTTDPERRYESCSIPQCKDEVCMTCNGEDYRGQVDHTASGRECQRWDQQYPHQHIYQPEKYPDKSLDDNYCRNPDASPVPWCYTTDPDAERESCEISKCTEVRVEKRQRSSFTTNCFRGRGEDYRGRVNETTSGIPCQRWDAQYPHEHPFYPNTYECKGLEENYCRNPDGSEAPWCFTSVPEMRTALCLQIKRCADDIDAEDCYHENGRNYQGMVRKTRKGITCQKWNVNTPHHTNIRLSRINPRTHPEANLTENYCRNPDGDQHGPWCYTMDPKTEFDYCAIKQCAGEKVPLTEPVEKVEFSECGKREDRFQSTRLRIVNGIPGNSPWTVSLRDRKGNHFCGGALVDARWVISTKQCFSSCYVDLPGYSAMLGTLFRDPQDGEPGVQTIPFTKIVCGPSESQLVMLQLEFPAQFNERVSQICLPPERYIVAEGTFCEIAGWGETRGTGDETVLNVAQIPVLGNKECNKYFRGRVRENEMCTSSFQGGVGACERDYGGPLACQNHDCWVLEGVIIPMRRCGHPGQPSIFIRVSVYVDWIKKVMGFA, encoded by the exons ATGCTGCTGCTGTTACTGTTGTGTTGTTTTCTGACATCAGACCTGGTCACTG GTTACCGCAGTCCCCTGAATGACTTCCAGCGCTCGGAGGGCCGAGAGCTGGAACCCACTTTCGGGAACTCGGACCACGGTGTCACATTGTTGGTCCTTAACGTGGAAGAGTGCGCCGCTCAGTGCTCGCTCTCACTGGACTGCAG AGCGTTCAACTACGAAACGCGGCCGACAGCCACGTGCAAGCACCTGCGCTGGGTGAGCGACGGCGGCAACGCGAAGGTGAAGCGCAACGTCAACTGCGACCTTTACGAGAAGAAAG TCTACGTTCGCAAGTGCATCGTGGGTAAAGGCGAGGACTACCGAGGGAAGGTGTCCACTACTCGAAGCGGACTCACCTGCCAGCAGTGGTGGTCCAAGTTTCCTCACGATCACAG GTGGACTCCGTCGCCCAGCAACGGTTTGGAGCTCAACTACTGCCGGAACCCGGACGGGGATCGCATCGGACCGTGGTGCTACACCACCGACCCCGAGCGGCGCTACGAAAGCTGCAGCATCCCTCAGTGCAAAGACG AGGTGTGCATGACGTGTAACGGCGAGGACTACAGAGGGCAGGTGGACCACACGGCGAGCGGCAGGGAGTGCCAACGCTGGGACCAGCAGTACCCTCACCAGCACATCTACCAGCCCGAAAA gtACCCCGACAAGAGTCTGGACGACAACTACTGCCGGAACCCCGACGCCTCGCCCGTGCCGTGGTGCTACACCACCGACCCGGATGCGGAGCGCGAGAGCTGCGAGATCAGCAAGTGCA CCGAGGTGCGCGTGGAGAAGCGTCAGCGCTCCAGCTTCACCACCAACTGCTTCCGGGGTCGCGGGGAGGACTACCGTGGCCGAGTCAACGAGACCACGTCAGGCATCCCTTGCCAGCGGTGGGACGCGCAGTATCCACACGAGCACCCCTTCTACCCGAACACGTACGAATGCAA GGGATTGGAGGAGAACTACTGCCGCAACCCAGATGGCTCCGAGGCCCCCTGGTGCTTCACGTCTGTGCCGGAGATGAGGACTGCGCTCTGCCTGCAAATCAAGCGCTGTGCGGATGACATTGACGCAGAGG ACTGCTACCATGAAAATGGGCGAAACTACCAAGGCATGGTGCGTAAAACTCGCAAGGGCATCACCTGCCAAAAGTGGAACGTCAACACGCCTCACCACACCAA CATTCGATTGTCCAGAATAAACCCCAGGACGCATCCCGAGGCCAACTTGACCGAGAACTACTGTCGCAACCCAGACGGGGACCAACACGGTCCCTGGTGCTACACCATGGACCCCAAAACAGAGTTTGACTACTGTGCCATCAAGCAGTGTG CTGGAGAGAAAGTCCCGCTCACGGAACCAGTGG AGAAAGTTGAGTTCAGTGAGTGTGGGAAAAGAGAGGACCGCTTCCAGAGTACCAGGTTACGCATCGTAAACGGAATACCTGGGAACTCGCCGTGGACGGTTAGCCTCAGagacag GAAAGGAAACCATTTTTGCGGGGGCGCCCTGGTGGACGCCAGATGGGTGATCAGCACCAAGCAGTGTTTCTCCTCCTG CTACGTGGATCTCCCCGGCTACTCGGCCATGTTGGGCACGTTGTTCCGTGACCCGCAAGACGGCGAACCCGGCGTGCAGACCATCCCTTTCACCAAGATCGTGTGCGGACCCTCCGAGTCTCAGCTGGTCATGCTGCAACTGGAATT CCCGGCCCAGTTTAACGAGCGCGTCTCTCAGATCTGTCTTCCTCCTGAGCGCTACATCGTGGCTGAGGGGACGTTTTGCGAGATAGCAGGATGGGGCGAAACCAGAG GCACTGGAGACGAGACCGTCCTCAACGTGGCCCAGATACCCGTGCTCGGCAATAAGGAGTGCAACAAATACTTCCGAGGTCGGGTTCGAGAAAACGAGATGTGCACCAGTTCCTTCCAGGGAGGGGTCGGAGCCTGCGAG AGGGACTACGGCGGCCCGCTGGCGTGCCAGAACCACGACTGCTGGGTCCTGGAGGGCGTGATCATCCCCATGCGGCGCTGCGGACACCCGGGCCAGCCCAGCATCTTCATCCGCGTGTCGGTTTACGTGGACTGGATCAAGAAAGTCA
- the mst1 gene encoding hepatocyte growth factor-like protein isoform X2 has product MLLLLLLCCFLTSDLVTGYRSPLNDFQRSEGRELEPTFGNSDHGVTLLVLNVEECAAQCSLSLDCRAFNYETRPTATCKHLRWVSDGGNAKVKRNVNCDLYEKKVYVRKCIVGKGEDYRGKVSTTRSGLTCQQWWSKFPHDHRWTPSPSNGLELNYCRNPDGDRIGPWCYTTDPERRYESCSIPQCKDEVCMTCNGEDYRGQVDHTASGRECQRWDQQYPHQHIYQPEKYPDKSLDDNYCRNPDASPVPWCYTTDPDAERESCEISKCTEVRVEKRQRSSFTTNCFRGRGEDYRGRVNETTSGIPCQRWDAQYPHEHPFYPNTYECKGLEENYCRNPDGSEAPWCFTSVPEMRTALCLQIKRCADDIDAEDCYHENGRNYQGMVRKTRKGITCQKWNVNTPHHTKINPRTHPEANLTENYCRNPDGDQHGPWCYTMDPKTEFDYCAIKQCAGEKVPLTEPVEKVEFSECGKREDRFQSTRLRIVNGIPGNSPWTVSLRDRKGNHFCGGALVDARWVISTKQCFSSCYVDLPGYSAMLGTLFRDPQDGEPGVQTIPFTKIVCGPSESQLVMLQLEFPAQFNERVSQICLPPERYIVAEGTFCEIAGWGETRGTGDETVLNVAQIPVLGNKECNKYFRGRVRENEMCTSSFQGGVGACERDYGGPLACQNHDCWVLEGVIIPMRRCGHPGQPSIFIRVSVYVDWIKKVMGFA; this is encoded by the exons ATGCTGCTGCTGTTACTGTTGTGTTGTTTTCTGACATCAGACCTGGTCACTG GTTACCGCAGTCCCCTGAATGACTTCCAGCGCTCGGAGGGCCGAGAGCTGGAACCCACTTTCGGGAACTCGGACCACGGTGTCACATTGTTGGTCCTTAACGTGGAAGAGTGCGCCGCTCAGTGCTCGCTCTCACTGGACTGCAG AGCGTTCAACTACGAAACGCGGCCGACAGCCACGTGCAAGCACCTGCGCTGGGTGAGCGACGGCGGCAACGCGAAGGTGAAGCGCAACGTCAACTGCGACCTTTACGAGAAGAAAG TCTACGTTCGCAAGTGCATCGTGGGTAAAGGCGAGGACTACCGAGGGAAGGTGTCCACTACTCGAAGCGGACTCACCTGCCAGCAGTGGTGGTCCAAGTTTCCTCACGATCACAG GTGGACTCCGTCGCCCAGCAACGGTTTGGAGCTCAACTACTGCCGGAACCCGGACGGGGATCGCATCGGACCGTGGTGCTACACCACCGACCCCGAGCGGCGCTACGAAAGCTGCAGCATCCCTCAGTGCAAAGACG AGGTGTGCATGACGTGTAACGGCGAGGACTACAGAGGGCAGGTGGACCACACGGCGAGCGGCAGGGAGTGCCAACGCTGGGACCAGCAGTACCCTCACCAGCACATCTACCAGCCCGAAAA gtACCCCGACAAGAGTCTGGACGACAACTACTGCCGGAACCCCGACGCCTCGCCCGTGCCGTGGTGCTACACCACCGACCCGGATGCGGAGCGCGAGAGCTGCGAGATCAGCAAGTGCA CCGAGGTGCGCGTGGAGAAGCGTCAGCGCTCCAGCTTCACCACCAACTGCTTCCGGGGTCGCGGGGAGGACTACCGTGGCCGAGTCAACGAGACCACGTCAGGCATCCCTTGCCAGCGGTGGGACGCGCAGTATCCACACGAGCACCCCTTCTACCCGAACACGTACGAATGCAA GGGATTGGAGGAGAACTACTGCCGCAACCCAGATGGCTCCGAGGCCCCCTGGTGCTTCACGTCTGTGCCGGAGATGAGGACTGCGCTCTGCCTGCAAATCAAGCGCTGTGCGGATGACATTGACGCAGAGG ACTGCTACCATGAAAATGGGCGAAACTACCAAGGCATGGTGCGTAAAACTCGCAAGGGCATCACCTGCCAAAAGTGGAACGTCAACACGCCTCACCACACCAA AATAAACCCCAGGACGCATCCCGAGGCCAACTTGACCGAGAACTACTGTCGCAACCCAGACGGGGACCAACACGGTCCCTGGTGCTACACCATGGACCCCAAAACAGAGTTTGACTACTGTGCCATCAAGCAGTGTG CTGGAGAGAAAGTCCCGCTCACGGAACCAGTGG AGAAAGTTGAGTTCAGTGAGTGTGGGAAAAGAGAGGACCGCTTCCAGAGTACCAGGTTACGCATCGTAAACGGAATACCTGGGAACTCGCCGTGGACGGTTAGCCTCAGagacag GAAAGGAAACCATTTTTGCGGGGGCGCCCTGGTGGACGCCAGATGGGTGATCAGCACCAAGCAGTGTTTCTCCTCCTG CTACGTGGATCTCCCCGGCTACTCGGCCATGTTGGGCACGTTGTTCCGTGACCCGCAAGACGGCGAACCCGGCGTGCAGACCATCCCTTTCACCAAGATCGTGTGCGGACCCTCCGAGTCTCAGCTGGTCATGCTGCAACTGGAATT CCCGGCCCAGTTTAACGAGCGCGTCTCTCAGATCTGTCTTCCTCCTGAGCGCTACATCGTGGCTGAGGGGACGTTTTGCGAGATAGCAGGATGGGGCGAAACCAGAG GCACTGGAGACGAGACCGTCCTCAACGTGGCCCAGATACCCGTGCTCGGCAATAAGGAGTGCAACAAATACTTCCGAGGTCGGGTTCGAGAAAACGAGATGTGCACCAGTTCCTTCCAGGGAGGGGTCGGAGCCTGCGAG AGGGACTACGGCGGCCCGCTGGCGTGCCAGAACCACGACTGCTGGGTCCTGGAGGGCGTGATCATCCCCATGCGGCGCTGCGGACACCCGGGCCAGCCCAGCATCTTCATCCGCGTGTCGGTTTACGTGGACTGGATCAAGAAAGTCA
- the abhd14b gene encoding putative protein-lysine deacylase ABHD14B gives MSQVELSEGSVEVPGCTSPLFYRQSRPSSGEIKTSVLLLHGRRFSSENWLSIGTLHALANVGCRAVAIDLPGLGRSSFAEAPAAVGELASAAFLTGVCERLQLSPVVLISPSLSGMYSLPFLLQQQHLLRAFIPIAPICTDKISAQQYRGVKVPSLIVYGDGDTELGQVSLSNLSQLANHSVAEMKGAGHACYLDDPDAWHKILTDFLAKL, from the exons atGTCACAGGTGGAGTTGAGCGAAGGGAGCGTCGAGGTGCCAGGCTGCACGTCGCCACTCTTCTACCGTCAAAGTCGACCGTCCTCGGGAGAGATCAAGACGTCCGTTTTGCTTCTTCACGGCCGCCGCTTCTCCTCGGAAAACTGGCTCAGCATCGGCACTCTTCACGCGCTGGCTAACGTCGGCTGCCGAGCGGTCGCCATCGACCTTCCAG GGCTGGGCCGCTCCAGCTTCGCCGAGGCGCCGGCGGCCGTCGGGGAGCTGGCCTCCGCCGCGTTTCTGACGGGCGTGTGCGAGCGACTGCAGCTGAGCCCCGTGGTGCTGATCAGCCCGTCACTCAGCGGCATGTACTCGCTGCCCTTcctgctgcagcagcagcacctGCTGCGGGCCTTCATCCCCATCGCGCCCATCTGCACCGACAAGATCAGCGCGCAACAGTACCGCGGCGTCAAG GTGCCTTCCTTGATCGTTTACGGCGACGGAGACACCGAGCTGGGGCAGGTGTCGCTTAGCAACCTGAGCCAGCTGGCAAATCACAGCGTGGCGGAGATGAAAGGGGCGGGGCACGCCTGTTACCTGGACGACCCGGACGCATGGCACAAGATTCTCACCGACTTCCTTGCTAAACtttga